Proteins found in one Trueperaceae bacterium genomic segment:
- a CDS encoding ABC transporter substrate-binding protein yields the protein MIDIRRAALTALFLAATLVGSLALAANRIVTLSGDATEILFALGAGDQVVAVDATSNYPAAATELPNLGYPGALGPEAVMAFEPTHVIASKITDRLPEALLGQLEALGVTVVRLDEAPTIDTPANNIRRLAAITGQEARGEELVAGLNDQFAQAEAMAAGFAKAPRVLFLYLGSRQMQFAGGAGTATHVLIEAAGAVDAGAEAGFVGNQPFTTEALVAAAPDVLLVTDRGLAAVGGVAGVLDIPGVKQTPAGQAGNVVSYEDLYLLGMGPRFGEMLLDFVGRLSQMQ from the coding sequence TTGATCGACATCCGAAGAGCTGCTCTGACCGCACTGTTCCTCGCCGCCACCCTGGTCGGCTCGCTGGCGCTCGCCGCCAACCGCATCGTCACGCTCAGCGGTGACGCCACGGAGATACTCTTCGCGCTCGGCGCCGGCGACCAGGTCGTGGCGGTGGACGCCACCTCCAACTACCCCGCCGCCGCCACGGAGCTGCCCAACCTCGGCTACCCGGGCGCCCTCGGCCCCGAGGCCGTCATGGCGTTCGAGCCCACCCACGTGATAGCCAGCAAGATCACCGACCGACTGCCGGAGGCGCTCCTCGGCCAGCTGGAGGCGCTGGGCGTCACGGTCGTGCGCCTCGACGAGGCCCCCACCATCGACACGCCCGCCAACAACATCCGCCGCCTCGCCGCCATCACGGGCCAGGAAGCGCGCGGCGAGGAGCTCGTGGCCGGCCTGAACGACCAGTTCGCCCAGGCCGAGGCCATGGCCGCAGGCTTCGCCAAGGCGCCCCGCGTGCTCTTCCTCTACCTGGGCAGCCGCCAGATGCAGTTCGCGGGCGGTGCCGGGACGGCCACCCACGTGCTCATCGAGGCGGCGGGCGCCGTCGACGCGGGCGCCGAGGCGGGCTTCGTCGGCAACCAGCCGTTCACCACCGAGGCGCTGGTGGCCGCCGCCCCCGACGTGCTCCTCGTCACCGACCGCGGCCTCGCCGCCGTGGGCGGCGTGGCGGGCGTGCTCGACATCCCCGGCGTCAAGCAGACCCCCGCCGGCCAGGCCGGCAACGTCGTCTCCTACGAAGACCTCTACCTGCTCGGCATGGGGCCGCGGTTCGGCGAGATGCTCCTCGACTTCGTGGGCCGGCTCAGCCAGATGCAGTGA
- a CDS encoding heme ABC transporter ATP-binding protein, with the protein MGGRRGAQRHQPARTPPRRARHAGGRTALLLPGWPQPPRGRLVTPEPTSRAAGGAPGLVAEEVSVDRGGRDALAGVSLSLRPGAVTVLAGPNGAGKSTLMAVLSGDLTPRRGRVLLDGTDLREWPAARLARRRAVMPQETLLTFAFTAEEVVRLGRHPNAPGRSAGGNDDEVVAASMRKTETTDLRHRLFPTLSGGEKARVTLARVLAQESPLLFLDEPTASLDPRHQHLVMTTARRAADVGGAVLIVLHDLNLAATYADAVVLLKAGLVHAAGAPAEVLTAETLEDVYGAPFRVIDHPVYGTPLVVSLAAARADEC; encoded by the coding sequence CTGGGCGGACGCCGTGGCGCGCAACGCCATCAGCCCGCTCGAACTCCCCCTCGGCGTGCTCGTCACGCTGGTGGGCGGACCGCTCTTCTTCTACCTGGTTGGCCGCAGCCGCCGCGCGGGCGCCTGGTGACTCCCGAGCCCACCTCGCGGGCAGCTGGTGGCGCGCCCGGCCTGGTCGCGGAGGAGGTGAGCGTCGATCGCGGCGGGCGCGACGCCCTCGCCGGCGTGAGCCTGAGCCTGCGCCCCGGTGCCGTCACCGTGCTGGCGGGGCCGAACGGGGCGGGGAAGTCGACGCTCATGGCGGTGTTGAGCGGCGACCTGACGCCGCGCCGCGGTCGCGTTCTGCTCGACGGCACGGACCTGCGGGAGTGGCCCGCCGCCCGGCTGGCGCGCCGCCGCGCCGTGATGCCGCAGGAGACGCTCCTGACGTTCGCGTTCACCGCTGAGGAGGTCGTGCGGCTGGGCCGCCACCCGAACGCCCCCGGCCGGAGCGCTGGCGGGAACGACGACGAGGTCGTCGCCGCCAGCATGCGCAAGACGGAGACCACCGACCTGCGTCACCGCCTCTTCCCGACCCTGTCGGGTGGCGAGAAGGCGCGCGTCACGCTGGCGCGCGTGTTGGCGCAGGAGAGCCCCCTGCTCTTCCTCGACGAGCCGACGGCCAGCCTCGACCCGCGCCACCAGCACCTCGTCATGACCACCGCCCGACGCGCCGCCGACGTGGGCGGCGCCGTGCTGATCGTGCTGCACGACCTCAACCTCGCGGCCACCTACGCGGACGCGGTGGTCCTCCTCAAGGCCGGGCTGGTGCACGCCGCCGGTGCCCCAGCCGAGGTGCTCACGGCCGAGACGCTGGAGGACGTGTACGGCGCCCCCTTCCGGGTCATCGACCACCCCGTGTACGGCACGCCGCTGGTGGTCTCTCTAGCCGCCGCCCGGGCGGACGAGTGTTGA